In a single window of the Natronosalvus caseinilyticus genome:
- a CDS encoding aldo/keto reductase: MDPTAVTSPGLGTMGFETPDACTESVRTAIELGYRHVDTAQKYGTEAAVGAGIEAANVPREDLTVATKIEETNLAYDDVIETAAASLDRLGLESVDLLYVHWPGVTYDPEETLPAFDRLVDDGVTNAVGVANFSSDLLAEAREVLEVPIVAHQVEMHPLLHQERLHADALEHDTTLVAYCPLMRGKAFDTPELLEIAADTGHSVVELCLGWLASKKGVVPIPKATGEHHLRENYAATDPLSPSVLERLDAIDREHRVVDPPEKAPWNR; the protein is encoded by the coding sequence ATGGATCCGACAGCCGTCACGTCGCCCGGCCTCGGGACGATGGGGTTCGAAACGCCCGACGCCTGCACCGAGAGCGTTCGAACCGCGATCGAACTCGGCTACCGGCACGTCGACACCGCCCAGAAGTACGGCACCGAAGCCGCCGTGGGCGCGGGAATCGAGGCGGCGAACGTTCCTCGCGAGGACCTCACAGTCGCGACGAAAATCGAGGAAACGAACCTCGCGTACGACGACGTCATCGAGACGGCCGCGGCCAGTCTGGATCGACTCGGCCTCGAGTCGGTCGATCTGCTGTACGTCCACTGGCCCGGCGTGACCTACGATCCCGAGGAGACGCTCCCGGCGTTCGACCGCCTCGTCGACGATGGCGTCACCAACGCCGTGGGCGTCGCGAACTTCTCGTCGGACCTGCTCGCCGAAGCGCGGGAGGTTCTCGAGGTGCCGATCGTCGCCCATCAGGTCGAGATGCATCCCCTGCTCCACCAGGAGCGACTCCACGCAGACGCCCTCGAACACGACACGACGCTGGTGGCGTACTGTCCGCTGATGCGAGGGAAGGCGTTCGACACGCCGGAACTGCTCGAAATCGCCGCCGACACCGGACACTCCGTCGTCGAACTCTGTCTCGGTTGGCTCGCCTCGAAGAAGGGCGTAGTGCCGATTCCGAAGGCGACCGGGGAGCACCACCTCCGGGAGAACTACGCGGCGACGGATCCGCTCTCACCATCGGTTCTCGAGCGACTGGACGCGATCGACCGCGAGCACCGCGTGGTCGATCCGCCGGAGAAAGCGCCGTGGAACCGATGA
- a CDS encoding NADPH:quinone reductase produces MTRAMRAMRIHEFGDGSVLRLEDIERPSPDPTEVLIEVRAAAVNPFDATVREGLVEPDDGLPHVLGGDASGVVAAVGTDVSAFEPGDRVFATGLGLDRPGTYAEYVAVPDHRVAHLPETVGWFEGAAAAEPVTTGLQALARGNLGLDDVCLVQGVTGGVGHATAQLAREAGAFVVGTCRAGATDDARRFGVDAAVDYRGDDLADRILEATDGRPVDVVMETHAAANVATDVDVLAGGGTVVVLGEDGPITIEKPVAGAAKAKQADLAFSSHMRATDHHGEGLETAARLLGRGDVSAEVAATYPLEEAGEAQRRCLDGGTVGKVVLDVSGDR; encoded by the coding sequence ATGACCCGGGCTATGCGAGCGATGCGCATCCACGAGTTCGGCGACGGGAGCGTCCTGCGACTCGAGGACATCGAGCGGCCGAGCCCGGACCCGACCGAGGTCCTGATCGAGGTGCGTGCTGCCGCCGTCAACCCGTTCGACGCGACCGTCCGCGAAGGACTCGTCGAACCCGACGACGGACTCCCGCACGTTCTCGGCGGGGATGCGTCGGGGGTCGTCGCCGCCGTCGGCACGGACGTCTCCGCCTTCGAGCCCGGCGACCGGGTCTTCGCCACCGGTCTCGGACTCGACCGTCCGGGCACGTACGCGGAGTACGTCGCGGTGCCCGACCACCGGGTTGCCCACCTCCCCGAAACCGTCGGCTGGTTCGAGGGCGCGGCCGCCGCCGAGCCCGTCACGACCGGGCTCCAGGCGCTCGCACGCGGCAATCTCGGGCTGGACGACGTCTGTCTGGTACAGGGGGTGACCGGCGGCGTCGGCCACGCGACTGCTCAGCTCGCCCGCGAGGCCGGCGCGTTCGTGGTCGGCACGTGTCGGGCTGGCGCGACGGACGACGCCCGACGATTCGGCGTCGATGCGGCCGTCGATTACCGAGGCGACGATCTGGCTGATCGAATCCTCGAGGCGACCGACGGTCGGCCTGTGGACGTGGTCATGGAGACCCACGCGGCGGCGAACGTCGCAACGGACGTCGACGTCCTCGCCGGCGGCGGGACCGTCGTCGTTTTGGGCGAGGACGGCCCGATCACAATCGAGAAACCCGTCGCCGGGGCTGCGAAGGCGAAGCAGGCCGACCTCGCCTTCAGCTCTCACATGCGAGCGACTGACCACCACGGGGAGGGGCTCGAAACGGCGGCCCGGCTGCTGGGTCGGGGCGACGTCTCGGCCGAAGTCGCCGCGACATACCCGCTCGAGGAGGCGGGCGAGGCCCAGCGCCGGTGTCTCGACGGGGGGACGGTCGGCAAGGTCGTTCTCGACGTCTCGGGGGATCGCTGA
- a CDS encoding zinc-dependent alcohol dehydrogenase gives MASQRRMPAAVLNEPGDLSIEEVPVPEPESGEVLVRIRACGVCGTDLKMRDHGWPGAEYPVVLGHEWTGEVVALGPNTHKFEVGDRVADETHDACGFCKNCKVGRYTACLNYGDESMGHKHHGFTVDGGYTRYCAIGERNLHHLPDELSFREGTLITTAGCSQYAVEKADVQAGDFVVVIGPGAIGLTAVQCANFRGASEVVMTGTREDRLEVAREVGADHTVDVTEEDPVERVMELTDGQGADVVIETAARHDTIAEAVEMTAPAGNVALLGNPGEGTSPIPTSKLVADDIDLHGVKAQGTNSAHRVTQLLAKRDFRTNPILTHEFEFEDFFEAIDTFENRHDGAIKVVVRF, from the coding sequence ATGGCTAGCCAGCGGAGGATGCCGGCTGCGGTACTGAACGAACCGGGCGACCTCTCGATCGAGGAGGTCCCTGTCCCCGAGCCCGAGTCGGGAGAAGTGCTCGTTCGAATCCGCGCTTGCGGGGTGTGTGGCACTGATCTGAAGATGCGCGATCACGGGTGGCCCGGCGCAGAATACCCCGTCGTCCTGGGCCACGAGTGGACCGGTGAAGTCGTCGCACTCGGGCCGAACACGCACAAATTCGAGGTCGGGGATCGGGTCGCCGACGAGACCCACGACGCCTGCGGGTTCTGCAAGAACTGCAAGGTCGGCCGGTACACCGCGTGTCTGAACTACGGCGACGAGTCGATGGGGCACAAACACCACGGGTTCACCGTCGACGGCGGATACACCCGTTACTGTGCGATCGGCGAACGAAATCTGCACCACCTCCCCGACGAACTGAGTTTCCGCGAGGGGACGCTGATCACGACCGCAGGCTGTTCGCAGTACGCCGTCGAGAAGGCCGACGTGCAGGCCGGGGACTTCGTCGTCGTTATCGGGCCGGGCGCGATCGGTCTCACCGCCGTCCAGTGCGCCAACTTCAGGGGTGCGAGCGAGGTGGTGATGACCGGGACGCGCGAGGACCGCCTCGAGGTCGCCCGCGAGGTCGGCGCGGATCACACGGTCGACGTTACCGAGGAGGACCCCGTCGAGCGCGTCATGGAACTCACCGACGGACAGGGAGCGGACGTCGTGATCGAGACCGCCGCTCGCCACGACACCATCGCCGAGGCCGTCGAAATGACCGCCCCGGCCGGAAACGTCGCGCTCCTGGGGAATCCGGGCGAGGGGACCAGCCCGATTCCGACCTCGAAACTCGTCGCCGATGACATCGACCTCCACGGCGTCAAAGCCCAGGGAACGAACAGTGCTCACCGCGTGACGCAACTGCTCGCGAAGCGCGACTTTCGGACGAATCCGATCCTCACCCACGAATTCGAGTTCGAGGACTTTTTCGAGGCGATCGACACCTTCGAGAACCGACACGACGGTGCGATCAAAGTCGTCGTCCGGTTCTAA
- a CDS encoding SDR family NAD(P)-dependent oxidoreductase, producing the protein MGFDLTARTAVVTGAGRGIGEEIALSFADAGADLVVTARTESEIENTAEAARSCGVKAVAVPTDLGDEAQIDALFEHPRAELGTPDVLVNNAAANLANDPLEQTLEETQTMLDVNLRAAFTCSQRFARGVIDDESVDDARIIGISSVVAHVGVPAMSLYGATKAGLIGLSRSLAVALGEHGITVNTVSPGMTRVKRIDRLLEEKGDLYDLDRIPLDRLAEPADIASACCFLASDHASYVTGEDLTVDGGVKATAGLYP; encoded by the coding sequence ATGGGATTCGATCTGACCGCCCGAACCGCAGTCGTGACCGGCGCCGGACGCGGCATCGGCGAGGAAATCGCGCTGTCGTTCGCCGACGCGGGCGCGGACCTCGTGGTGACCGCCAGAACGGAGTCCGAGATCGAGAACACGGCCGAGGCGGCCCGCAGCTGCGGTGTCAAGGCCGTCGCCGTGCCGACCGACCTCGGAGACGAAGCGCAGATCGACGCGCTCTTCGAGCACCCGCGGGCCGAACTCGGGACGCCCGACGTGCTGGTGAATAACGCAGCGGCCAACCTCGCGAACGACCCGCTCGAGCAGACCCTCGAGGAGACGCAGACGATGCTCGACGTCAACCTCCGAGCCGCGTTCACGTGCTCTCAGCGATTCGCCCGCGGCGTGATCGACGACGAGTCGGTCGACGACGCCCGGATAATCGGCATCTCGAGCGTCGTCGCCCACGTCGGCGTCCCGGCGATGAGCCTCTACGGGGCGACCAAGGCCGGGCTGATCGGCCTCTCCCGGTCGCTCGCGGTCGCCCTCGGCGAACACGGGATCACGGTCAACACCGTCAGTCCCGGCATGACCCGCGTCAAGCGCATCGATCGACTGCTCGAGGAGAAAGGCGATCTCTACGACCTGGACCGAATTCCGCTCGACCGACTGGCGGAACCGGCGGACATCGCCTCCGCGTGTTGCTTTCTGGCCTCCGATCACGCGAGCTACGTCACGGGCGAGGACCTCACGGTCGACGGCGGCGTGAAGGCGACGGCCGGGCTGTATCCCTGA
- a CDS encoding zinc-dependent alcohol dehydrogenase codes for MAARNGDQVPERMEAVVLHGVDDWSLETVEAPGLTDVENVVCRVRATTICGSDPKMFAGRLPWPPEYPFIPGHEWAGEVVAVGKGVHRFEPGDRVFSETHSGCGFCTQCRRGNYQLCENFGNNEVGHRQIGHTLNGSFAEYVAVPEDLLYHLDDSISWPAAALIDTNAIALNCTVRGEIDPGDTVAVFGTGIIGLCCVQQAQALGADRVIATGNPRNNELAASLGADHTVPYDADVVDEIHDLTDGTGVDVALEAVGVEESVQQAIDVTREDGTVSLDGMPTDDYFRLPVADIVKREIDVRGCRAHSNLAEASERMVRSGAVELDSLVTHEFPLEAFTEAYETFTGGDDLAVRVALRNG; via the coding sequence ATGGCTGCGAGGAACGGCGACCAGGTACCGGAACGGATGGAGGCAGTGGTGCTCCACGGCGTCGATGACTGGTCGCTCGAGACAGTCGAGGCACCCGGATTGACCGACGTCGAGAACGTCGTCTGTCGCGTTCGTGCGACGACGATCTGTGGCTCGGATCCGAAGATGTTCGCCGGGAGGCTCCCGTGGCCGCCCGAGTATCCGTTCATTCCGGGCCACGAGTGGGCTGGGGAGGTAGTCGCGGTCGGCAAGGGCGTCCACCGCTTCGAACCCGGCGACCGCGTGTTCAGCGAGACCCACTCGGGTTGCGGATTCTGCACGCAGTGTCGCCGCGGCAACTACCAGCTCTGCGAGAACTTCGGGAACAACGAGGTCGGCCACCGCCAGATCGGCCACACCCTGAACGGCTCGTTCGCGGAGTACGTGGCCGTCCCTGAGGACCTGCTCTACCACCTCGACGACTCGATCTCCTGGCCCGCGGCGGCCCTGATCGACACGAACGCCATCGCGCTCAACTGCACCGTCCGGGGCGAGATCGATCCTGGCGACACCGTCGCCGTCTTCGGCACCGGCATCATCGGTCTCTGCTGCGTCCAGCAGGCACAGGCCCTCGGCGCGGATCGCGTTATCGCGACGGGAAACCCCCGGAACAACGAACTGGCGGCCTCACTGGGTGCCGATCACACCGTTCCGTACGACGCCGACGTCGTCGACGAAATCCACGACCTGACCGACGGCACCGGCGTCGACGTTGCCCTCGAGGCCGTCGGCGTCGAGGAGAGCGTCCAACAGGCGATCGATGTGACCAGGGAGGACGGGACGGTCAGCCTCGACGGGATGCCGACCGACGACTACTTTCGGCTTCCCGTGGCCGACATCGTCAAGCGCGAGATCGACGTCCGGGGCTGTCGCGCCCACTCGAACCTCGCCGAGGCGAGCGAACGGATGGTTCGAAGCGGTGCCGTCGAACTCGACTCGCTGGTCACCCACGAGTTCCCCCTCGAGGCGTTTACCGAGGCCTACGAGACGTTCACCGGGGGCGACGACCTCGCCGTGCGGGTGGCGCTGCGTAACGGCTGA
- a CDS encoding cupin domain-containing protein: MTRQFPEIDPQEPTIVQTDVELAIARDGIDWEAGDVLTLPEGVRMKIVNENDAEARTDFFVKFPPGYVEPEHTHEGAHASLVLEGRMLVDGRELTPGDYYYGQNVPHGPMEYPDGCTMFASFVGGDVAHEEQ, from the coding sequence ATGACCCGACAATTTCCCGAGATCGACCCGCAGGAACCGACCATCGTCCAGACGGACGTCGAACTTGCCATCGCCCGCGACGGCATCGACTGGGAGGCCGGCGACGTCCTCACCCTCCCCGAGGGCGTTCGAATGAAGATCGTCAACGAGAACGACGCCGAGGCCCGGACGGACTTCTTCGTCAAATTCCCACCCGGCTACGTCGAACCTGAGCACACCCACGAGGGCGCCCACGCCTCGCTCGTCCTCGAGGGCCGAATGCTCGTGGACGGGCGCGAACTCACACCGGGCGACTACTACTACGGGCAAAACGTCCCTCACGGCCCGATGGAGTATCCCGACGGCTGTACGATGTTCGCCTCGTTCGTCGGCGGCGACGTCGCGCACGAGGAACAGTAG
- a CDS encoding phytoene desaturase family protein, producing the protein MPTHDIVVAGAGHNSLITAAYAARCGFDVGVVEAQETIGGDTATEELTQPGFKHDSCSTAHNLIQASPTIKDDELELFDTYGLEYIRPDPVVTIPFDDGTSLTMWRDRERTTAEFAKFSEADAQAYLNLLDDYAEIAPYYTRARYSPPSEGTIPETLAKAPDGEAWIRRSLESPLDILERRFEHPKTRAFLAWMAFMTIKPIDRPGGGLRAFSLTYGRQKNSWVLPRGGSAALPEALESCLLDHGATVYTDQPVVEFLVEDGTAVGVETADGTTYRATQAVVSTVHVTDLVDMIPEADLPEAFADGVKNWKAGLSMFAAHYAAEEPPRYRTEDGDLESVAMGTVGSVENLLDATVAFEKGEIHLDDPFILSLCPSVADDTRAPEGKHTYKLVGVFPYDHADGPETWDERKEAVADALLEHLRTHAPNFTEDVVIDSYVESPLDLERRNPHNYRGSCHGGDYTPDQYDDRRPAAGFSDYRGPVDGLYLTGACTHPGGSVSGAPGRNCATVLLEDLGPGLESGIAKK; encoded by the coding sequence ATGCCAACGCACGACATAGTAGTGGCAGGTGCCGGACACAACAGTCTCATCACCGCCGCCTACGCCGCTCGTTGCGGGTTCGACGTGGGTGTCGTCGAAGCCCAGGAGACCATCGGCGGCGACACGGCCACTGAGGAGCTGACTCAGCCTGGATTCAAACACGACTCGTGTTCGACAGCCCACAACCTCATCCAGGCGAGTCCGACGATCAAGGACGACGAGCTCGAGCTGTTCGATACCTACGGACTCGAGTACATCAGGCCCGACCCCGTCGTCACGATTCCCTTCGACGACGGGACGAGCCTCACGATGTGGCGCGACCGCGAGCGGACGACCGCGGAGTTCGCAAAGTTCTCGGAAGCCGACGCGCAAGCGTACCTCAATCTCCTCGACGACTACGCCGAGATCGCTCCTTACTACACACGAGCGCGGTACTCGCCACCCTCCGAGGGAACGATTCCGGAGACGCTCGCTAAGGCACCGGACGGCGAGGCGTGGATCAGACGGAGCCTCGAGAGTCCGCTCGACATCCTCGAGCGGCGCTTCGAGCACCCCAAGACGCGCGCGTTCCTGGCGTGGATGGCGTTCATGACGATCAAACCGATCGATCGCCCTGGTGGCGGATTGCGGGCCTTTTCGCTGACCTACGGCCGTCAGAAGAACTCCTGGGTACTCCCGAGGGGCGGGTCGGCCGCGCTGCCGGAGGCACTCGAGTCGTGCCTGCTCGACCACGGTGCGACGGTCTACACGGACCAGCCGGTCGTCGAGTTTCTCGTCGAGGACGGGACTGCCGTCGGCGTCGAAACGGCCGACGGAACTACCTACCGCGCGACCCAAGCAGTGGTCTCGACGGTTCACGTCACCGACCTCGTGGACATGATCCCCGAGGCGGACCTCCCCGAGGCGTTCGCAGATGGCGTGAAAAACTGGAAAGCCGGCCTCTCGATGTTCGCGGCCCACTACGCCGCCGAAGAACCGCCTCGGTATCGGACCGAGGACGGTGACCTCGAGAGCGTCGCGATGGGGACGGTCGGCAGCGTCGAGAACCTCCTTGACGCGACGGTCGCGTTCGAGAAGGGCGAGATTCACCTCGATGACCCGTTCATCCTCTCGCTGTGCCCGTCCGTGGCCGACGACACGCGAGCTCCGGAGGGCAAACACACCTACAAACTCGTCGGCGTGTTCCCGTACGACCACGCCGATGGCCCGGAAACCTGGGACGAGCGCAAGGAGGCCGTCGCCGACGCCCTGCTCGAGCACCTCCGGACGCACGCCCCGAACTTCACCGAAGACGTTGTCATCGACTCCTACGTCGAGAGCCCACTGGACCTCGAGCGGCGCAACCCGCACAACTACCGCGGGTCGTGCCACGGCGGGGACTACACACCAGACCAGTACGACGACCGCCGTCCGGCCGCCGGGTTCTCGGACTACCGCGGTCCGGTCGACGGACTCTACCTGACCGGTGCCTGCACCCACCCGGGTGGGAGCGTCAGCGGCGCGCCCGGACGGAACTGCGCGACGGTTCTGCTTGAGGACCTGGGTCCAGGGCTCGAGTCCGGTATCGCCAAAAAGTAA
- a CDS encoding thiamine pyrophosphate-dependent dehydrogenase E1 component subunit alpha, whose amino-acid sequence MAESTTDVDQSLLLERMELIRRFETRVGELFADNEIPGFVHLYIGSEAVAVGACSALEESDYITSTHRGHGHALAKGLDPKKMMAELYGRTTGYCNGKGGSMHIADVDAGMLGANGIVAAGTPIGGGAALASQIRGDGDVAVSFLGDGATSNGPYHEALHLAALWDLPQIYVVENNHYGEMTSVHDQHPVSDLVKQADAYDVPGEIVNGQDVEEMYEASQEAVERARDGDGPTVIEAKTYRYKGHYEGDPQWYKENEDLPDWRTADPVETYSEKLIDAGVISEDEYEELGESIEKELDEAVEFAKDSPLPEPDAAYEGLYAEEL is encoded by the coding sequence ATGGCAGAATCTACCACAGACGTGGATCAATCGCTTCTCCTCGAACGAATGGAGTTGATCCGCCGATTCGAAACGCGCGTCGGCGAGTTGTTCGCCGACAACGAGATTCCGGGGTTCGTTCACCTCTACATCGGGTCGGAGGCCGTCGCCGTCGGCGCGTGCTCCGCGCTCGAGGAGTCGGACTACATCACGAGCACCCACCGAGGGCACGGACACGCCCTCGCGAAGGGGCTGGATCCGAAGAAGATGATGGCCGAGTTGTACGGTCGGACGACCGGGTACTGTAACGGCAAGGGCGGGAGCATGCACATCGCGGACGTCGACGCCGGGATGCTCGGCGCCAACGGCATCGTCGCGGCCGGGACGCCGATTGGCGGCGGGGCGGCGTTGGCCTCCCAGATCCGCGGCGACGGCGACGTCGCCGTCTCCTTCCTCGGCGACGGTGCCACCTCCAACGGCCCGTACCACGAGGCGCTCCACCTGGCGGCGCTGTGGGACCTCCCCCAAATCTACGTCGTCGAAAATAACCACTACGGCGAGATGACCAGTGTCCACGACCAGCACCCGGTCAGCGACCTCGTCAAGCAGGCCGACGCCTACGACGTTCCCGGCGAGATCGTCAACGGCCAGGACGTGGAGGAGATGTACGAGGCCTCCCAGGAGGCCGTCGAGCGCGCCCGTGACGGCGACGGGCCGACCGTCATCGAGGCCAAGACCTACCGGTACAAGGGCCACTACGAGGGCGACCCACAGTGGTACAAGGAGAACGAGGACCTGCCCGACTGGCGAACGGCCGACCCGGTCGAGACCTACAGCGAGAAACTGATCGACGCGGGCGTCATCTCCGAGGACGAGTACGAGGAACTGGGCGAATCGATCGAGAAGGAACTGGACGAGGCAGTCGAGTTCGCGAAGGACTCGCCGCTGCCGGAACCCGACGCGGCGTACGAGGGACTGTACGCGGAGGAACTCTAA
- a CDS encoding alpha-ketoacid dehydrogenase subunit beta produces the protein MATTPTVDTDGETEEISVTEALREAMHEEMARDEDVFLQGIDVADRGGSFSVSEGLLDEFGPTRVRDTPISESAIVGTGLGAAAAGMRPVVEIMYSDFMGVAFDQIMNQVALMRYMFGGKLDIPLTIRTVDGGGFSAAAQHSKTLHSLAMHLSGIRVVAVSTPYDAKGLLKSAIRHDDPVFFFEHANVFNKKGEVPVEEYTVPLGEAAVLEEGEDVTVVATQAMLYEAMDAMEQLEGDVDVELISPRTLDPLDIDTIAASVDKTGRAVVVDETPLMAGAQGEIAAQINEEAFWRLDAPVERVGVPNVPIPFSPPLEQEVIPHSGDIVTAIRNTL, from the coding sequence ATGGCAACGACACCGACCGTCGACACCGACGGCGAGACCGAGGAGATCAGCGTCACGGAAGCACTCCGTGAAGCGATGCACGAGGAGATGGCCCGCGACGAGGACGTCTTCTTGCAGGGAATCGACGTCGCCGATCGTGGCGGCAGTTTCAGCGTCTCTGAGGGATTACTCGACGAATTCGGGCCGACCCGCGTCCGGGATACCCCTATCAGCGAATCGGCCATCGTCGGCACCGGCCTCGGAGCCGCCGCCGCTGGAATGCGCCCGGTCGTCGAGATCATGTACTCCGACTTCATGGGTGTCGCGTTCGACCAGATCATGAACCAGGTCGCGCTGATGCGCTACATGTTCGGCGGGAAACTCGACATCCCGCTGACGATCCGGACCGTCGACGGCGGCGGTTTTTCGGCGGCTGCACAGCACTCGAAGACGCTCCACTCGCTGGCAATGCACCTCTCGGGCATCCGCGTCGTTGCCGTCTCGACGCCATACGACGCCAAAGGCCTGCTCAAGAGCGCGATCCGCCACGACGACCCCGTCTTCTTCTTCGAGCACGCCAACGTCTTCAACAAGAAAGGCGAGGTACCCGTCGAGGAGTACACGGTCCCGCTCGGTGAAGCCGCCGTGCTCGAGGAGGGCGAGGACGTGACCGTCGTCGCCACCCAGGCGATGCTGTACGAGGCGATGGACGCGATGGAGCAACTTGAGGGCGACGTCGACGTCGAACTCATCAGTCCTCGCACCCTCGATCCCCTCGACATCGACACGATTGCCGCGAGCGTCGACAAAACCGGGCGCGCGGTCGTCGTCGACGAGACGCCGCTCATGGCTGGCGCCCAGGGCGAGATCGCCGCCCAGATCAACGAGGAAGCGTTTTGGCGACTGGACGCCCCCGTCGAGCGCGTCGGTGTGCCAAACGTCCCGATCCCGTTCAGCCCGCCGCTCGAGCAGGAAGTGATTCCGCATAGCGGCGACATCGTGACGGCGATCCGGAACACCCTCTGA
- a CDS encoding amidohydrolase family protein: MRVDCHTHFLPSPFRDRLREADGEVRIERRGDQEFVCHTTGSFPLFPGFRDPEARLEWMDDQDVDTTLASVSTPNPNEGPISVDESRTLVRAINDGFADLQDEYPGHIAGLGTLPLREPDEAVAELDRIADLGLAGVALPTTIRGTKLSHPDLEPVFNRLDDLDLTAVVHPGRNEVSHTFEDEEWIFNPLAVFPTETTIQVARLIFDGFFDRHNFDLVVYHMGGALPYLVGRLERGRDQFRPGPDQHPERPVVEYLREFYYDTISFHPPAMDLAVETVGAERLLFGTDYPFGMEKADQTLDDLEGLELEDEVRAGVMGETAATLFDL; the protein is encoded by the coding sequence ATGCGAGTAGACTGCCACACCCACTTTCTGCCGTCGCCCTTCCGGGACCGCCTGCGGGAGGCCGACGGCGAGGTTCGTATCGAGCGCCGCGGCGACCAGGAGTTCGTCTGTCATACGACCGGGTCGTTCCCCCTCTTTCCCGGCTTTCGGGATCCCGAGGCGCGCCTCGAATGGATGGACGACCAGGACGTCGACACCACGCTCGCGTCCGTCTCGACGCCGAACCCGAACGAGGGGCCGATTTCGGTCGACGAATCCAGAACCCTGGTCCGGGCGATCAACGACGGGTTCGCCGACCTGCAGGACGAGTATCCCGGCCATATCGCCGGACTCGGGACGCTTCCGCTCCGCGAACCCGACGAGGCGGTCGCCGAACTGGACCGCATCGCGGACCTCGGCCTCGCCGGCGTCGCGCTGCCGACGACCATCCGCGGCACGAAACTATCTCACCCCGACCTCGAGCCGGTATTCAACCGACTCGACGACCTCGACCTGACCGCGGTGGTGCATCCTGGGCGAAACGAGGTGAGCCACACCTTCGAGGACGAGGAGTGGATCTTCAACCCGCTCGCCGTCTTCCCGACCGAGACAACGATCCAGGTCGCCCGGCTTATCTTCGACGGCTTCTTCGACCGTCACAACTTCGACCTCGTGGTCTATCACATGGGCGGTGCGCTCCCCTATCTCGTGGGGCGGCTCGAGCGCGGTCGCGACCAGTTCCGACCGGGTCCGGACCAGCACCCCGAACGGCCCGTCGTCGAGTACCTCCGGGAGTTCTACTACGACACCATCTCGTTTCACCCGCCGGCGATGGACCTGGCGGTGGAGACAGTCGGTGCCGAGCGCCTCCTATTCGGCACGGACTATCCATTCGGGATGGAGAAGGCCGATCAGACGCTCGACGACCTCGAGGGACTCGAGCTAGAAGACGAAGTGCGGGCGGGCGTCATGGGCGAGACGGCGGCGACGCTCTTCGATCTCTGA
- a CDS encoding DMT family transporter, translating into MIDVYALALLTALLWGFTPILDKRGMLGGGTPLQASIVVVIVDSSVYWIAIAALSGSRTPFDGVSLRIVGLFVVAGFVGTALGRLSLFFGIDHLGASINNAVLSTRPLFATIVAVAFLGEAVSLKQAVGIVVIVVGLTILTTARGGDLEGWTSWHVVFPLVGAAAFGVSNVIRRYGLTESPVTALEAVALNETAGFVALAAYAMATQGRDIVDLPRRSAGYYAVSGLFTAAAFMALFEALDRGSVSIVDPLYGTAPLFTTVFGYFLLRDVERVTVGIVAGAATIVLGAVLVTTA; encoded by the coding sequence ATGATCGACGTCTACGCCCTCGCCCTGCTGACCGCGCTGCTGTGGGGATTCACGCCGATTCTCGACAAGCGGGGGATGCTCGGCGGCGGCACTCCGCTCCAGGCGTCGATCGTCGTCGTCATCGTCGACAGCTCCGTCTACTGGATCGCTATCGCCGCGCTCTCGGGATCACGGACGCCGTTCGACGGCGTTTCCCTCCGCATCGTCGGCCTGTTCGTCGTCGCCGGCTTCGTCGGTACGGCGCTGGGGCGGCTTTCGTTGTTCTTCGGAATCGATCACCTCGGAGCCAGCATCAACAACGCCGTGTTGAGCACGCGCCCACTGTTCGCGACGATCGTCGCGGTAGCGTTTCTCGGCGAAGCTGTCTCCCTCAAGCAGGCCGTCGGCATCGTCGTCATCGTCGTTGGTCTCACGATTCTCACGACCGCACGCGGCGGCGACCTCGAGGGCTGGACCTCCTGGCACGTCGTCTTTCCGCTGGTGGGCGCCGCCGCGTTCGGCGTCTCGAACGTCATCCGTCGGTACGGACTGACGGAATCCCCCGTAACGGCGCTCGAGGCCGTCGCGCTCAACGAGACGGCGGGATTCGTCGCGCTCGCGGCGTACGCGATGGCGACCCAGGGACGGGACATCGTGGACCTGCCGCGCCGGTCGGCGGGCTACTACGCGGTCAGCGGCCTCTTCACCGCGGCGGCGTTCATGGCGCTGTTCGAGGCGCTCGACCGCGGCTCGGTGTCGATCGTCGATCCCCTGTACGGGACGGCGCCGCTGTTCACGACCGTCTTCGGGTACTTCCTCCTCCGGGACGTCGAGCGCGTGACCGTCGGCATCGTCGCTGGCGCCGCCACGATCGTCCTCGGTGCGGTGCTGGTGACGACGGCGTAA